In one window of Natrinema halophilum DNA:
- a CDS encoding (Fe-S)-binding protein: MNALAQSDVARETYWGITSVEYAVFYLLAFTAVAVFAYGVYRRFARYSDGDDDSFSRLDDLSNRIRSAAKIVLSNEKQFNRDLYGGLMHSFILWGFLSLFIATSILMVEEYGAKKILHMSFWDGDFYLAYQFMVDAMGLLFVVGIGMAMYRRYWVRNHRLWDRHTSVEDDLFIWTLFALGAGGFLLEGLRVYSAGIPDHEVVSFVAYGMALSFDAIGLSTLGAQQAGLNGAGFNVENLHWLAWWTHSLIAFFFIAWIPYAKPFHMISSFANVVTRDEKAGRRLPNVPSDLDATNAESIDDFTWKEILDQDACTKCGRCSSVCPAKASDRPLDPRNVILDLKSYREDLEAGGDDQPIIADGGTSVINTETMESCMACMACMDACPVEIEHLKSFTRLNRQMTDQGDVPPSMQDVFQNVMQNGNTFGESPRNRGDWTDELEFDVTDAREEEVDYLWYVGDFPSYDERNKQVARSLATILKEADVSFGILFDDEKFDGNDIRRVGEELLYVELAGHHVETWEDCEFDTIVCTDPHSYNTFKNEYPELNFDEFSDDPMMPFDYDDQWNDDGDIDVLHWTQAVEELVTEGRLDLTGTELDYTVTYHDPCHLGRYNDEYEAPRELITATGCTLDEMPRNRSNSFCCGGGGGGLWMDFEEEPKPSEERIREALEDTDAGSGVEKFVVACPMCMTMYEDGRKTGGYEDEIEIVDVAELIVEAIDAREQSDGRTSIQ; encoded by the coding sequence ATGAACGCCTTAGCACAGTCGGACGTGGCGAGGGAGACGTACTGGGGGATCACCAGCGTCGAGTACGCGGTGTTCTATCTCCTCGCCTTTACCGCCGTCGCCGTCTTCGCGTACGGCGTCTACCGGCGATTCGCCCGCTATTCCGACGGGGACGACGACTCGTTCTCCCGACTCGACGATCTGTCGAACCGGATCAGAAGCGCGGCCAAGATCGTGCTTTCCAACGAAAAACAGTTCAACAGGGACCTCTATGGCGGCCTGATGCACTCCTTTATCCTCTGGGGATTTCTCTCGCTGTTCATCGCGACGTCCATTCTGATGGTCGAAGAGTACGGCGCAAAGAAGATTTTGCACATGTCGTTCTGGGACGGCGACTTCTATCTCGCCTACCAGTTCATGGTCGACGCCATGGGACTGCTGTTCGTCGTCGGCATCGGAATGGCGATGTACCGGCGCTACTGGGTGCGCAATCACCGCCTCTGGGATCGACACACCTCCGTCGAGGACGACCTCTTCATCTGGACGCTGTTCGCGCTGGGCGCCGGCGGCTTCCTGCTCGAGGGACTGCGCGTCTACAGCGCCGGCATCCCCGACCACGAAGTCGTCAGCTTCGTCGCCTACGGGATGGCACTCAGCTTCGATGCGATCGGACTCTCGACGCTCGGCGCACAACAGGCCGGGCTCAACGGCGCCGGATTCAACGTCGAGAACCTCCACTGGCTCGCCTGGTGGACCCACTCGCTGATCGCCTTTTTCTTCATCGCCTGGATTCCGTACGCCAAGCCGTTCCACATGATCTCCTCATTCGCGAACGTCGTCACGCGTGACGAGAAAGCCGGCCGGCGCCTGCCGAACGTCCCCTCGGATCTCGACGCGACCAACGCCGAATCCATCGACGACTTCACCTGGAAGGAAATCCTCGACCAGGACGCCTGTACCAAGTGCGGTCGGTGTTCGTCGGTCTGTCCCGCCAAGGCCTCAGACCGCCCACTTGATCCCCGCAACGTCATCCTCGACCTGAAATCCTACCGCGAAGACCTCGAGGCCGGCGGCGATGACCAACCCATCATCGCCGACGGCGGAACGTCCGTCATCAACACGGAGACGATGGAGTCCTGCATGGCCTGCATGGCCTGCATGGACGCCTGCCCCGTCGAAATCGAGCACCTCAAGAGCTTCACGCGGCTCAACCGCCAGATGACCGACCAGGGCGACGTTCCCCCCAGCATGCAGGATGTCTTCCAGAACGTCATGCAAAACGGCAACACCTTCGGCGAATCACCCCGAAACCGCGGCGACTGGACCGACGAACTCGAGTTCGACGTCACCGACGCCCGCGAGGAGGAAGTCGACTACCTCTGGTACGTCGGCGACTTCCCGAGCTACGACGAGCGCAACAAGCAGGTCGCCCGCTCGCTGGCGACCATCCTGAAGGAAGCCGACGTCAGCTTCGGCATCCTCTTCGACGACGAGAAGTTCGACGGCAACGACATCCGCCGCGTCGGCGAGGAACTGCTCTACGTCGAACTGGCCGGCCACCACGTCGAAACCTGGGAGGACTGCGAGTTCGACACGATCGTCTGTACCGACCCGCACTCGTACAACACCTTCAAAAACGAATACCCCGAACTCAACTTCGACGAGTTCTCGGACGACCCGATGATGCCGTTCGACTACGACGACCAGTGGAACGACGACGGCGACATCGACGTCCTCCACTGGACCCAGGCCGTCGAAGAACTCGTCACCGAGGGCAGACTCGACCTTACCGGCACCGAACTCGATTATACGGTCACCTACCACGACCCGTGTCACCTCGGCCGCTACAACGACGAGTACGAGGCCCCACGCGAACTCATCACGGCGACGGGCTGTACGCTCGACGAAATGCCGCGCAACCGCAGCAATTCGTTCTGCTGTGGTGGCGGCGGCGGCGGCCTCTGGATGGACTTCGAAGAAGAACCCAAACCCAGCGAAGAACGCATTCGCGAGGCCTTAGAGGACACCGACGCCGGCAGTGGCGTCGAAAAATTCGTCGTCGCCTGTCCGATGTGCATGACGATGTACGAAGACGGCCGCAAAACCGGCGGCTACGAAGACGAAATCGAAATCGTCGACGTCGCCGAACTCATCGTCGAAGCGATCGATGCAAGAGAACAGTCAGATGGCAGAACCTCAATTCAATAG
- a CDS encoding CBS domain-containing protein has translation MCPSDRVTVKDVMSTPLETISEEATVMEAAQQMREKDINALVVRTTPRAIISSTDVLDAVAGGRNVAELQVTDVMITNVETASPDLYMEEVAAMMTTYGIKHLPVVDNDYVGMVSSTDITAHLSK, from the coding sequence ATGTGTCCCAGCGATAGAGTCACTGTCAAAGATGTGATGTCCACACCCCTGGAGACGATCTCGGAGGAGGCGACGGTCATGGAAGCCGCACAGCAGATGAGAGAGAAGGACATCAACGCACTAGTTGTCAGAACCACGCCGCGAGCTATCATCAGCAGTACTGATGTACTCGACGCCGTTGCTGGCGGACGAAACGTCGCGGAGTTACAGGTAACTGACGTAATGATCACCAATGTCGAGACCGCTTCCCCGGACCTTTATATGGAGGAAGTCGCCGCGATGATGACCACTTACGGTATCAAACACCTCCCGGTCGTCGACAACGATTACGTCGGAATGGTCTCCTCAACCGATATCACTGCCCACCTGTCGAAATAA
- a CDS encoding MFS transporter, whose amino-acid sequence MVSRFWRIVFAVTGWHIAASVCYYAIYAGTPLFQDAFGLSGFRVGLVISALTLGYAIFLLPFGVATDRFGERRTLTVGLAGLALGMLLVAVAPTYWLFLAAVFLLGSMYGSATPGTNKAIFDQINAERHHRAIGIKQIGPTVGSAIGAVIITGLAGRFFWQFGFLVAGGAGLVTTGVFFVVYRRASQGDTTAPDFRGLLSNHAYVVLLLVGVCIGAAFYTTVGYTVLFIDKSIGATVATGGLVLASVQVVNSASKIGVGMLADILPGTPRARTSAMLVVQAAGGGVLFLVLPVTETPLTAGLVFAGLGVFVLGSSGLYYSCISTLVGDEKLGAASAAGQLAMTVSGLFAPPTFGYLIDASGFGAAWSFLAGLSFVAAGLGLAVVFEIV is encoded by the coding sequence ATGGTCTCTCGGTTTTGGCGGATCGTATTTGCCGTGACTGGCTGGCACATCGCCGCAAGTGTCTGTTACTATGCGATCTATGCCGGAACGCCACTCTTTCAAGACGCGTTCGGTTTGTCCGGCTTCAGGGTCGGCCTCGTGATCAGTGCACTTACACTCGGCTACGCGATCTTCTTGTTGCCCTTCGGCGTTGCGACCGATCGGTTCGGTGAACGTCGGACACTAACCGTCGGCTTAGCCGGACTCGCCTTGGGCATGCTCCTGGTCGCCGTCGCACCCACCTACTGGCTATTTCTGGCTGCCGTTTTTTTACTCGGGTCGATGTACGGCAGCGCCACGCCGGGAACGAACAAGGCGATTTTCGACCAGATCAACGCGGAACGTCATCACCGTGCAATCGGGATCAAGCAGATCGGGCCAACCGTCGGAAGCGCCATCGGCGCTGTTATTATCACTGGGCTCGCCGGTCGGTTCTTCTGGCAATTCGGGTTCCTCGTCGCTGGAGGGGCCGGATTAGTGACCACTGGCGTATTCTTCGTCGTGTACCGCAGGGCATCCCAGGGCGATACGACAGCGCCTGATTTTCGAGGGTTACTATCAAATCACGCGTACGTCGTCCTGTTACTGGTAGGCGTGTGTATCGGCGCCGCATTCTACACGACGGTCGGATATACCGTCCTCTTTATCGACAAATCGATCGGAGCGACCGTCGCAACGGGCGGGCTTGTCCTCGCGTCGGTGCAGGTCGTCAACAGCGCTAGCAAAATCGGCGTCGGCATGTTGGCGGACATTCTTCCGGGGACGCCGCGAGCCCGAACGAGCGCGATGTTGGTCGTCCAGGCGGCGGGTGGTGGCGTATTGTTTCTGGTGCTTCCGGTGACCGAGACGCCGCTCACGGCGGGTTTGGTGTTTGCCGGCCTTGGCGTGTTCGTCCTCGGGTCGTCCGGATTATACTATTCCTGCATTTCGACGCTCGTCGGCGACGAAAAACTCGGTGCCGCTTCGGCCGCGGGACAGTTAGCCATGACCGTCAGCGGGTTGTTCGCGCCGCCGACATTCGGATACCTCATCGATGCAAGCGGGTTCGGGGCTGCCTGGTCGTTCTTGGCCGGTCTGTCGTTCGTCGCCGCTGGACTTGGCCTGGCAGTGGTTTTTGAAATCGTGTAG
- a CDS encoding ribonuclease HI family protein, whose translation MTDDPLPAEHLSPLATLADEVLAEVGYEVAAAADAIDDAVPGYGGLFDPATTPAELRRALESLLASEVTRPPVPESTSDTFVLYVDGSSRGNPGPAGAGAVIMDAAEDQLARLGRPVGSRTGNNTAEYVALQLGLSELVARYEPQRVEVRIDSMTVIRDVWGGDGPTESGVETYSEAITAALSSIPEHQYTHLSDSDPNPADALATVGADIAAFGPG comes from the coding sequence ATGACCGACGACCCGCTTCCGGCCGAACACCTCTCGCCGCTCGCCACGCTCGCCGACGAGGTACTCGCGGAAGTCGGCTACGAGGTGGCGGCCGCCGCCGACGCCATCGACGACGCTGTCCCCGGCTACGGCGGTCTATTCGACCCCGCGACCACCCCGGCCGAGTTGCGTCGCGCGCTCGAAAGCCTACTGGCGTCGGAGGTCACCCGGCCACCCGTTCCCGAGTCAACGAGCGACACATTCGTTCTCTACGTCGACGGCAGTTCGCGCGGCAACCCCGGCCCCGCAGGTGCGGGCGCTGTGATCATGGACGCTGCGGAGGACCAGCTCGCTCGTCTCGGTCGACCTGTCGGCTCCCGAACGGGGAACAACACTGCCGAGTACGTCGCCCTCCAACTCGGGCTTTCCGAACTGGTAGCTCGCTACGAGCCACAGAGGGTGGAAGTGCGCATCGACTCGATGACGGTTATCCGAGACGTCTGGGGTGGCGATGGTCCGACTGAATCGGGCGTTGAGACGTATAGCGAGGCCATCACAGCGGCACTGTCGAGCATCCCGGAACACCAATACACGCATCTGAGCGATAGCGACCCAAACCCCGCCGACGCACTGGCGACAGTGGGAGCCGATATCGCGGCCTTCGGACCTGGATAG
- a CDS encoding phosphosulfolactate synthase has translation MDSQFTYMGEDYSFMHEDRTKKPRQRGLTMAEGAMFQIEGEHYVEDLCQYIGPYIDLYKFAYGAFALEPPELLQSKLMMFDEHDITAFPGGITVEAAFHEGCTTRYMEHLRDVGIPGIEISSTVVDMAPEEKMELIERADELGFYVISEIGKKAVRENVDEGIDIGDAVDELQQSLDAGADMTIFEMQEVESQIRDEESSDKAVEVVDAIVDNVGIENVIFEVPFGDYYDVLGTTWWFIDTVGKEVNLGNVNPEYIMPLEQQRRKMGTFSFSNRVS, from the coding sequence ATGGATAGCCAATTCACGTACATGGGCGAGGACTACTCCTTCATGCACGAAGATCGCACCAAGAAGCCACGACAACGAGGACTTACGATGGCGGAAGGGGCGATGTTTCAGATCGAGGGAGAACACTACGTAGAGGACCTCTGCCAGTACATCGGGCCCTACATCGATCTGTACAAGTTTGCCTACGGCGCCTTCGCACTTGAGCCACCGGAACTGCTCCAGTCGAAATTGATGATGTTCGACGAGCACGATATCACCGCGTTCCCCGGTGGAATTACAGTCGAGGCCGCCTTCCATGAGGGATGCACGACCCGGTACATGGAACACCTTCGCGACGTCGGGATCCCGGGCATCGAGATCTCCTCGACCGTCGTCGATATGGCGCCCGAAGAGAAGATGGAACTGATCGAGCGAGCCGACGAGCTCGGCTTCTACGTCATCTCGGAGATCGGCAAGAAGGCCGTTCGAGAAAACGTCGACGAAGGGATAGACATCGGGGACGCTGTCGACGAACTCCAACAGAGTCTGGATGCCGGAGCGGACATGACGATCTTCGAGATGCAGGAGGTCGAGAGCCAAATTCGGGACGAGGAATCGAGTGACAAGGCCGTCGAGGTGGTCGATGCGATCGTCGATAACGTGGGAATTGAGAACGTCATCTTCGAAGTCCCCTTCGGTGATTACTACGACGTTCTCGGAACGACGTGGTGGTTCATCGACACCGTCGGGAAGGAGGTAAATCTTGGAAATGTGAATCCGGAATACATCATGCCACTCGAACAACAGCGCCGGAAGATGGGCACGTTCTCCTTCTCGAACCGAGTTTCCTGA
- a CDS encoding PAS domain S-box protein — translation MNLPIRVLYVNSRSEVEGDPVGRLGTWDGRLRIDVVSTAAEAIDHLFGTSYKGLVYEAGLPDDEWAELFGTVTDHGLDIPIIRLGEEADGVNSSMGETVDEDVPAPVTDCIQVPADQRQSREFRDRLLETVQPADTRYSNERAGRLLSAIAGQASDVFFVYSGDWSELYFVNEAYEDIWGVPVSELRNDPESFLDYIHPEDREKAIESMKRLESGEPDQVEYRVQRPDGELRWIRGKTEPVVEDGTVLQIVGYVRDITQEKERKEELQALKDRYEALVEHGQDVMAVIDRSGCISYVSSSVENILGYEPAELRGENAFGYMHPADRHNAWSTFSSLINSDRLRTDRVQHRFETADGSWVWLESIGSNMTDSSLDGYVMTGRDISSQKERERELDRTNAILSTLIESMPIGILVEDASRSVLTMNRRMVELLDWEGEPEDALGRDCERLAETVSEQFSDPEGFVDRIDELVSAREPVRREELSLEGGRTFERSYLPIDLPGDSGHLWLYRDVTDEKEREKTIRDAKTKLEAAIEAGSVGTWEWDVENDAIVTNPSFARQFDVAKAEPVDAISIDEFLDAIHEDDTPRVSWAVEQALDECGDYYEEYRVRNDDDELRWISARGTVECDEDGNPNRFTGAAVDITDRKRHERQLEELSRTTQELVAASSRESVVDTGVRAARDILGLDATAIHLRTEEQTALTPVAATDVLRELIGDPPTFTGGESIAWRVYKEGEPLVYDDIRDDSDVYNPGTPMRSEMFLPLGDYGIMIAGSPTSNTFDRQDKVLAKILANNVTAALQQVDRTNELRERERELAKQNERLDQFASIISHDLRNPLNVASGELDQLTREVDSEHIANIEWAHDRMDELIEDMLTLACEGVDVGETERIDLRRLVEDCKRNIATETATIRCIDSKTLTADESRVAQVLENLFRNAVEHGGDSVTVTVGTMETGFYVEDDGPGIPPDDRDRIFETGYSPGVEGTGLGLAIVKNVADAHGWRLAVTDGTDGGARFEFSDVTFVD, via the coding sequence GTGAATTTACCAATCCGGGTTCTCTACGTGAATAGCCGATCGGAGGTGGAGGGAGATCCGGTAGGAAGACTCGGTACCTGGGACGGTCGACTTCGTATCGACGTGGTATCCACTGCGGCCGAAGCGATCGACCACCTCTTTGGAACATCCTACAAGGGTCTCGTGTATGAGGCTGGCCTTCCCGACGACGAATGGGCCGAGCTATTCGGCACGGTCACTGACCACGGACTCGACATCCCGATCATCCGACTCGGTGAGGAGGCAGACGGCGTGAACAGTAGTATGGGAGAGACAGTGGACGAAGACGTTCCAGCGCCAGTCACGGACTGCATACAGGTGCCGGCGGACCAGCGTCAGTCGCGTGAATTTCGTGACCGACTGCTGGAAACCGTTCAGCCAGCCGATACCAGGTATTCCAACGAGAGAGCAGGACGCTTACTGTCAGCCATCGCAGGACAGGCGAGCGACGTTTTCTTCGTCTACTCTGGAGACTGGAGCGAGCTCTACTTCGTAAACGAAGCATACGAAGATATCTGGGGAGTACCGGTGTCCGAACTGCGTAACGACCCCGAATCGTTTCTCGACTACATTCACCCGGAAGACAGGGAGAAGGCCATAGAATCGATGAAACGGCTCGAATCCGGCGAGCCGGACCAGGTCGAGTATCGCGTCCAACGACCGGACGGTGAACTCCGGTGGATTCGCGGAAAAACGGAACCGGTCGTCGAAGACGGCACCGTTCTCCAGATCGTTGGATACGTGCGTGACATCACCCAGGAAAAAGAGCGCAAAGAGGAGTTGCAGGCGCTCAAGGACCGGTACGAGGCACTCGTCGAGCACGGACAGGACGTGATGGCCGTCATCGATCGATCCGGTTGTATCTCCTACGTCAGTTCCTCCGTCGAGAACATCCTCGGCTACGAGCCTGCTGAACTACGGGGAGAGAACGCGTTCGGGTACATGCATCCAGCAGACCGACACAACGCCTGGTCGACGTTCTCGAGTTTGATTAACTCCGATCGGCTTCGAACTGATCGGGTACAACACCGGTTCGAGACTGCGGATGGTTCGTGGGTCTGGCTCGAGTCGATCGGTAGCAACATGACCGACTCGTCGCTTGACGGGTACGTCATGACCGGTCGCGACATTTCCTCCCAGAAAGAACGCGAACGCGAGCTCGACCGAACGAACGCGATACTCAGTACGCTGATCGAATCGATGCCGATCGGGATACTGGTAGAGGACGCCTCTCGATCGGTGCTGACGATGAACCGGCGAATGGTGGAATTACTCGACTGGGAGGGCGAGCCAGAAGATGCCCTTGGCAGAGATTGTGAGCGCCTCGCTGAAACAGTCAGCGAGCAGTTTTCGGACCCAGAGGGGTTCGTCGATCGGATCGACGAACTAGTAAGCGCCCGTGAGCCGGTTCGACGGGAAGAACTCTCGCTCGAAGGCGGTCGAACGTTCGAACGGAGTTACCTTCCGATCGACCTCCCTGGTGATAGCGGCCACCTGTGGCTCTATCGTGATGTAACTGACGAGAAAGAACGGGAGAAAACCATTCGAGATGCGAAGACGAAACTCGAAGCCGCGATCGAAGCTGGTTCCGTCGGTACCTGGGAATGGGACGTAGAAAACGATGCAATCGTCACGAACCCTAGCTTTGCGAGACAGTTCGACGTCGCCAAGGCAGAACCAGTCGATGCGATTTCCATCGACGAGTTCCTCGATGCCATCCACGAAGACGACACGCCCCGTGTCAGTTGGGCGGTCGAACAAGCCCTCGACGAGTGCGGTGACTACTACGAAGAGTATCGCGTCCGAAACGACGACGACGAACTCCGGTGGATATCGGCACGCGGCACAGTCGAGTGTGATGAAGATGGAAATCCGAACCGATTCACCGGCGCAGCGGTCGATATCACCGATCGGAAGCGACACGAACGTCAACTCGAAGAATTGAGTCGAACGACACAAGAGTTGGTAGCAGCGAGTAGCCGCGAATCTGTCGTCGATACCGGTGTACGAGCCGCTCGAGATATTCTCGGACTCGACGCAACGGCGATACACCTCCGAACTGAGGAGCAGACAGCACTCACACCCGTTGCTGCGACGGACGTGTTACGCGAGTTAATCGGAGACCCGCCGACGTTTACTGGTGGCGAAAGCATCGCGTGGCGGGTCTACAAGGAGGGTGAGCCGCTCGTCTACGACGACATCAGGGATGATTCGGACGTCTACAACCCGGGCACACCGATGCGAAGCGAGATGTTCCTCCCCCTCGGGGACTACGGCATCATGATTGCCGGTTCTCCGACGAGCAACACGTTCGATAGACAGGACAAGGTTCTCGCGAAAATACTGGCGAACAACGTCACCGCTGCGCTCCAGCAAGTCGATCGAACGAACGAGCTTCGCGAACGGGAACGTGAACTGGCGAAACAGAACGAACGGCTCGACCAGTTCGCAAGTATCATCTCACACGATCTCAGGAATCCATTGAACGTTGCGTCGGGAGAACTCGATCAGCTAACGCGAGAGGTCGATTCCGAACACATCGCTAACATCGAATGGGCCCACGATCGAATGGATGAGCTGATCGAAGACATGCTGACCCTCGCCTGCGAAGGGGTCGATGTAGGCGAGACCGAACGCATCGACCTGCGCAGACTCGTCGAAGACTGTAAGCGGAATATCGCCACAGAAACCGCCACGATTCGATGTATCGACAGCAAGACGCTTACGGCAGACGAGAGCAGAGTCGCTCAGGTGCTCGAGAATCTCTTCCGGAACGCGGTTGAACACGGGGGCGACTCAGTTACGGTAACAGTCGGGACGATGGAAACTGGATTCTACGTCGAGGACGACGGTCCCGGTATTCCACCGGACGATCGAGATCGGATATTCGAAACTGGGTACTCACCGGGAGTCGAGGGCACTGGTCTCGGCCTCGCTATCGTAAAAAACGTCGCAGACGCACACGGCTGGAGACTCGCTGTCACGGACGGAACTGACGGAGGCGCTCGCTTCGAGTTTTCGGACGTCACGTTCGTCGACTAG
- a CDS encoding acetyl-CoA carboxylase biotin carboxyl carrier protein subunit, producing MNGQQITAEMQGSILEVNVAEGDDVSAGDVICVLEAMKISSRWPARPQRRP from the coding sequence ATGAACGGCCAGCAGATTACCGCAGAGATGCAAGGTTCCATCCTCGAAGTCAACGTCGCTGAGGGAGACGATGTCAGTGCTGGAGACGTAATCTGCGTCCTCGAAGCGATGAAAATCTCATCACGATGGCCTGCGAGACCGCAGAGACGGCCATAG
- the rdfA gene encoding rod-determining factor RdfA — protein sequence MRVPPHSKYQMPTNGENQNSYGESDTKVARLIKSYNLDADTGDRLEELWTADGDRRESLRDLADRFNKALLETAVAAAGVSTVDGEIDNLYRLLTSDDVSSGNRTEARARLEKNGVDVDQLEHDFVTYQAIRSYLKKVYGAEYERDSETTRVDKVIETSQRLQSRIRSVTEKSLTQLKETNQISLGEFHLFIDITVLCEDCNTQYGLVELLREGSCECQSE from the coding sequence ATGCGTGTTCCTCCCCATTCAAAATATCAGATGCCAACCAACGGCGAAAATCAAAACTCATACGGGGAGTCCGATACCAAAGTAGCACGTCTAATTAAGTCGTATAACTTAGATGCGGATACTGGTGATCGCCTTGAAGAACTCTGGACAGCAGACGGAGACAGACGAGAAAGCTTGCGAGACCTTGCCGATCGATTCAACAAAGCGTTGCTCGAAACGGCGGTGGCAGCCGCTGGGGTGTCGACAGTTGATGGCGAAATCGACAATCTATACCGGCTGTTGACGAGCGACGACGTCAGCAGTGGAAACCGAACCGAAGCACGAGCACGACTCGAGAAGAATGGTGTAGACGTCGACCAACTGGAACACGACTTTGTCACATACCAGGCCATTCGTTCGTATCTCAAAAAGGTCTACGGAGCTGAATACGAGCGTGACAGTGAGACGACTCGAGTAGACAAAGTTATCGAGACGAGTCAACGACTGCAATCTCGGATTCGCTCTGTAACTGAAAAAAGTCTTACCCAGCTCAAAGAGACGAACCAAATTTCGCTCGGAGAGTTCCATTTGTTCATCGATATCACCGTCCTCTGTGAAGACTGCAACACTCAGTACGGCCTCGTTGAATTGCTCAGAGAAGGTAGCTGTGAGTGTCAGTCGGAGTAG
- a CDS encoding DUF2267 domain-containing protein, whose product MNFDEFTGQVQHRLELPGTGETVRAIRATLMTLGQRIPAGATEDLASSLPMEIRWYMTGAVSDHGQRFDWHEFVSRVSEIEQVDQSTAAYHARVIIDLVSTQVASSDFQQLRDQLPESQEDENWGKLFEVVDAGGWQEHEQSPTEETK is encoded by the coding sequence ATGAACTTCGACGAATTCACAGGCCAGGTTCAGCACCGTCTCGAACTTCCGGGCACCGGGGAGACCGTGCGGGCAATTCGGGCGACGCTCATGACGCTCGGGCAGCGAATCCCGGCGGGCGCGACCGAGGATCTCGCTAGCTCCCTGCCGATGGAGATTCGCTGGTATATGACTGGGGCCGTCTCCGATCACGGCCAGCGGTTCGACTGGCACGAGTTCGTCTCCCGAGTCAGTGAAATCGAACAGGTCGATCAGTCCACGGCAGCCTATCACGCTCGCGTCATCATCGATCTCGTGAGCACACAAGTGGCGTCGTCGGATTTTCAACAACTACGCGATCAACTTCCGGAGAGCCAGGAAGACGAAAACTGGGGCAAACTATTCGAAGTCGTCGACGCTGGCGGATGGCAGGAGCACGAACAGTCACCGACTGAAGAGACGAAGTGA
- a CDS encoding CBS domain-containing protein: MPIENLARSDVVTASTDDAIHELAATMQEEDVGSIVITDGDAPAGIVTDRDLTMHVLAEGTDPDEVVAEDVMSEELQTVDHDAGFSEAAGLMSEHGVRRLPVMDAESNLAGIITVDDLNELLADEQQELAEVIRAQRPPY; encoded by the coding sequence ATGCCCATTGAAAACCTCGCACGAAGCGACGTCGTTACAGCTTCGACAGACGATGCAATCCACGAACTCGCAGCAACCATGCAGGAGGAGGATGTCGGGAGCATCGTCATCACCGATGGTGATGCACCGGCCGGCATCGTCACTGACCGCGACCTGACGATGCACGTACTCGCTGAGGGAACCGACCCTGACGAAGTCGTTGCCGAAGACGTGATGTCGGAGGAGCTGCAGACGGTCGATCACGACGCTGGCTTTTCTGAAGCCGCCGGTCTGATGAGTGAACACGGCGTCCGACGACTTCCCGTTATGGATGCCGAAAGCAACCTGGCCGGTATCATCACGGTCGACGATTTAAACGAGTTACTCGCCGACGAACAGCAGGAACTAGCGGAAGTCATTCGGGCCCAACGACCTCCGTACTGA
- a CDS encoding pyridoxamine 5'-phosphate oxidase family protein codes for MPVDKLSDYGIDRMDDDQIHGFLSSQSVGVLGLPAEGAPSMRPLSFWYDGESRVYFVYVRSTENRKEELSDRADTARFLVYRQDTPFNWTSVLLTGPIENVPESERDAVEDAIEMRWRPDVFEQASSSENVKLYQFRIEDQVGIRQMGLPPEFETDSTDDRSE; via the coding sequence ATGCCGGTCGATAAACTCAGTGACTACGGTATAGATCGGATGGATGACGACCAGATCCACGGGTTTCTGTCCAGTCAGAGTGTCGGAGTCCTGGGGCTCCCGGCCGAAGGTGCCCCGAGTATGCGCCCGCTGTCCTTTTGGTACGATGGAGAGTCACGAGTTTACTTTGTGTACGTTCGGAGTACCGAGAACCGGAAAGAAGAACTAAGTGACCGAGCGGATACCGCTCGATTCCTCGTGTACCGACAGGATACGCCGTTCAACTGGACGAGCGTTCTTCTTACGGGTCCGATCGAGAACGTTCCCGAGAGCGAACGGGATGCCGTCGAGGACGCCATAGAGATGCGGTGGCGACCAGACGTGTTCGAACAGGCGAGCTCGTCGGAGAACGTCAAACTCTACCAGTTCCGGATCGAAGACCAGGTCGGAATCAGACAAATGGGACTTCCGCCCGAGTTCGAAACGGATTCAACCGATGACCGGTCGGAGTGA
- a CDS encoding DUF7557 family protein, which translates to MGRTIELDDDLAKRMEAHLEDDETIEEFVEELVTIYEQEGRFLQEGA; encoded by the coding sequence ATGGGCCGAACGATAGAGCTCGATGACGACCTCGCGAAACGAATGGAAGCCCACCTCGAGGACGACGAGACCATCGAAGAGTTCGTCGAGGAACTGGTCACGATATACGAACAGGAAGGGAGGTTCCTCCAGGAAGGTGCATAA